A window of Paraburkholderia bryophila contains these coding sequences:
- a CDS encoding AraC family transcriptional regulator: MADLTLDRALVDTSDGPILFVAAGRAQSAEFDLGPHHHSRGQLFGSLKGLLSVGIESGVWVVPAIHAVWLPPHHVHSARSHGPFNGWSAFIAEAACESLPKSPCTIRVSGLLREAVLRASTWPLEPLGGVREHVAAVILDEIRNLPVETFGLPLPKEPRLQRIAQALIDDPADERDLAQWADWGALSTRTLSRRFVVETGFNFTTWRQRARLMRALELLAAGKPVTSIGIELGYSTTTAFINLFRRTFGETPAVYRERLQLGPVVTEPSDLTDA, translated from the coding sequence ATGGCCGATCTAACACTCGATCGTGCGCTGGTCGATACGTCCGATGGCCCCATCCTGTTCGTCGCGGCGGGCCGCGCTCAGAGCGCGGAGTTCGACCTGGGGCCGCACCATCACTCGCGCGGCCAGCTCTTCGGCTCGCTAAAGGGCCTGCTGTCGGTGGGTATAGAGAGTGGTGTGTGGGTCGTTCCGGCGATCCATGCCGTGTGGTTGCCTCCGCATCACGTGCATTCGGCGCGCTCCCACGGTCCCTTCAACGGTTGGAGTGCGTTTATCGCGGAAGCCGCGTGTGAAAGTCTGCCGAAGAGTCCCTGCACGATTCGCGTATCGGGCTTGCTGCGCGAGGCGGTGCTGCGAGCGAGCACCTGGCCCCTGGAACCGCTCGGCGGCGTGCGCGAGCATGTGGCCGCTGTAATCCTCGATGAGATCCGCAACCTTCCCGTCGAAACGTTTGGCTTGCCCCTGCCCAAAGAGCCGCGTCTGCAGCGTATTGCTCAAGCCCTGATCGACGACCCGGCCGACGAGCGCGACCTGGCGCAGTGGGCGGATTGGGGCGCGCTCAGCACACGCACGCTGAGCCGCCGCTTCGTGGTCGAGACCGGATTCAATTTCACGACCTGGCGGCAACGCGCCCGTCTGATGCGCGCGTTGGAGCTATTGGCAGCCGGAAAGCCGGTCACGAGCATCGGTATCGAGCTTGGCTACTCGACGACCACCGCGTTTATCAACCTGTTCCGGCGAACGTTCGGAGAGACGCCCGCGGTCTACCGCGAGCGTCTTCAACTGGGACCGGTTGTCACCGAGCCGAGTGACTTGACCGACGCCTGA